A stretch of Paenibacillus mucilaginosus 3016 DNA encodes these proteins:
- a CDS encoding extracellular solute-binding protein translates to MKKKMGSVVLCSILVTTTLAGCSGAEPESGSGANPPAQADGPKLTEIPLPITKEPFTINYWRANDAKLTASLQNFGEVAAYKKKAELTGITAKFTHPPLGQQKDQFNLLIATNDLPDVIYYNWADAVGGPEKMIEDGRIIRLNELIDQYAPNLKKIIESDPDVKKQITLDDGTIYMFPLMKLDALKLNATTGLILRKDWLNKLGLKEPATIDEWYSVLKAFKEKDPNGNGKADELPFTGNWGPGNLTKLHDFAPAFGIIGGFMMKGDKVAFGPVEPEYKKFLEEMAKWYKEGLVDPEILTNDGKAFDYKVTNNLAGSYVGGVFSGMGKYYNLMKDQAGFELTGVPSALAPDGKSYAAFNLNQKVLTYGEAITSSASKDKQKYIVQWMDFNYSPQGHALFNFGIEGESYTKEGDKIKFSDTILKNPKGLTYDQALASYALSIMDGPINQDGKYVDALMFNQGQRDANANWMKQSPALTLPPIRLTVDEARQSTSIMSQVNTYINETMTAIISGKKPVSEYDTMVKTIKSMGIDEAIKVHQAAYDRYSKK, encoded by the coding sequence ATGAAAAAAAAGATGGGGTCCGTCGTATTGTGTTCTATCCTGGTAACCACCACCCTGGCCGGCTGTTCGGGCGCCGAACCGGAAAGCGGCAGCGGCGCTAACCCACCGGCCCAAGCGGATGGACCGAAGCTGACGGAAATTCCGCTTCCGATCACGAAGGAGCCGTTTACGATCAACTACTGGCGTGCCAATGACGCCAAGCTGACCGCTTCGCTGCAGAACTTCGGGGAAGTGGCCGCCTACAAGAAGAAGGCCGAGCTCACCGGCATCACGGCCAAATTCACCCATCCGCCTCTTGGGCAGCAGAAGGATCAATTCAACCTGCTCATCGCCACGAACGATCTGCCGGACGTGATCTACTATAACTGGGCAGACGCAGTGGGCGGACCGGAGAAAATGATCGAAGACGGACGCATTATCCGACTGAACGAGCTCATCGACCAATATGCCCCGAATTTGAAGAAGATCATCGAAAGCGATCCGGATGTGAAGAAGCAGATCACGCTGGACGACGGCACGATCTACATGTTCCCCCTGATGAAGCTGGATGCGCTCAAGTTGAATGCGACCACCGGACTGATTCTGCGCAAGGATTGGCTGAACAAGCTGGGTCTGAAGGAGCCTGCGACGATCGACGAGTGGTACAGCGTTCTCAAAGCGTTCAAGGAGAAGGATCCGAACGGCAACGGCAAGGCGGATGAACTGCCGTTCACCGGCAACTGGGGACCGGGCAATCTGACCAAGCTCCATGACTTTGCGCCGGCCTTCGGCATCATCGGAGGCTTCATGATGAAGGGGGACAAAGTCGCCTTCGGTCCGGTGGAGCCGGAATACAAGAAGTTCTTGGAGGAGATGGCCAAGTGGTACAAGGAAGGTCTTGTCGACCCGGAGATTCTGACCAATGACGGCAAAGCCTTCGACTACAAGGTAACGAACAATCTGGCCGGCTCCTATGTCGGCGGCGTGTTCAGCGGCATGGGCAAGTACTACAACCTGATGAAGGATCAGGCGGGCTTTGAGCTGACCGGGGTTCCATCGGCACTGGCTCCGGACGGCAAATCGTATGCCGCCTTCAATCTGAACCAGAAGGTGCTGACGTACGGCGAGGCGATTACCTCCAGCGCAAGCAAGGACAAGCAGAAATATATCGTGCAGTGGATGGACTTCAATTACAGCCCTCAGGGGCATGCGCTGTTCAACTTCGGGATCGAAGGCGAAAGCTACACCAAGGAAGGCGACAAGATCAAGTTCTCCGACACCATCCTCAAGAATCCGAAGGGGCTGACGTATGATCAGGCCCTCGCGAGCTATGCCCTGTCCATCATGGACGGGCCGATCAATCAGGACGGCAAATACGTGGATGCACTCATGTTCAACCAGGGCCAGCGGGATGCCAATGCCAACTGGATGAAGCAGAGCCCGGCACTGACGCTCCCGCCGATCCGTTTGACTGTGGATGAAGCCAGACAAAGCACCTCGATCATGAGCCAGGTGAATACGTATATCAACGAAACGATGACCGCCATTATTTCCGGCAAGAAGCCGGTATCGGAATACGATACGATGGTGAAGACGATCAAGAGCATGGGCATCGACGAGGCGATTAAGGTGCATCAAGCCGCATATGACCGTTACTCGAAGAAATAA
- a CDS encoding carbohydrate ABC transporter permease, giving the protein MKRSTGEHIFDAVNVVLLCGVIAISFYPMLYIFNSSVSDPDQMLRSRSFMLLPEGFQLEAYKHVFQNPKIFSGYMNTLFYVVVGTAVNLLMTSFAAYGLSRADLFGRKLLMKLITFTMFFGGGMIPTFLLIQNLGMVNSRWAILIPGAISTFYFLIMKTNFESIPDSLIESAKLDGANDFTILFHIVLPLSKAILAVMTLYYAVDHWNDYVAPMLYLRNQDLYPIQIVLRDILISSSTEAMGGGVDTGFAIGENIKYATIIVSTLPIVLVYPFIQKYFVQGALIGAVKQ; this is encoded by the coding sequence ATGAAACGATCGACAGGCGAGCATATTTTCGATGCCGTGAATGTGGTGCTTCTGTGCGGTGTCATCGCCATCTCATTTTATCCGATGCTGTATATCTTCAATTCCTCGGTCAGCGATCCGGATCAGATGTTAAGATCACGATCCTTCATGCTGCTGCCGGAAGGCTTCCAGCTGGAAGCGTACAAGCATGTGTTCCAGAATCCCAAAATCTTCAGCGGCTACATGAACACGCTGTTCTACGTGGTCGTAGGCACCGCCGTCAACCTGCTCATGACCTCCTTCGCCGCCTATGGGCTGTCCCGTGCGGACCTGTTCGGCAGAAAGCTGCTGATGAAGCTGATCACCTTCACGATGTTCTTCGGCGGAGGGATGATTCCGACCTTCCTGCTCATTCAAAATCTGGGAATGGTCAACAGCCGGTGGGCCATCCTTATTCCGGGAGCGATCAGCACCTTCTACTTCCTGATCATGAAGACCAACTTCGAGAGCATTCCGGACAGTCTGATCGAATCGGCCAAGCTGGACGGGGCCAATGACTTCACCATCCTGTTCCACATCGTGCTGCCGCTGTCCAAAGCGATTCTTGCCGTCATGACCCTGTATTACGCGGTGGATCACTGGAACGATTATGTCGCTCCGATGCTCTATCTGAGGAATCAGGACCTCTACCCGATCCAGATCGTGCTCCGTGATATTCTCATCAGCTCCAGTACGGAGGCGATGGGCGGAGGCGTCGATACGGGCTTCGCCATCGGCGAGAACATCAAGTATGCGACCATTATCGTCTCTACGCTGCCGATCGTGCTGGTGTACCCGTTTATCCAAAAGTATTTTGTTCAGGGCGCCCTGATCGGTGCCGTGAAACAATAA